One genomic segment of Balneolaceae bacterium includes these proteins:
- the cfa gene encoding cyclopropane fatty acyl phospholipid synthase, which produces MKNVIKTIQPLLESADIRINGSRPWDIQVYDDRLFERVIRKSSLGLGEAYMDKWWNAEALDRFFYKVLQAGLEEKVMYKPVVILEYLKSLLTNRQSKRKAFEIGDYHYNIGNSLYRTMLDKRMVYTCGYWQEADTLDEAQEDKLELVCRKIGLQEGQRVLDIGCGWGSFAKYAAENYGAEVVGITVSDEQVQLGREQCKGLPVEIRLQDYREINEPFDHIVSLGMIEHVGSKNYRTLMQVVHRCLKDEGVFLLHTIGSNRSVHTTDPWIEKYIFPNSHLPSIRQLALASEGLFVMEDWQNFGPYYDKTLMAWHQNFEDHWDELKSNYSERFYRMWKYYLLSCAGSFRARKNQLWQIVFSKQGIPGGFIPPRYRREE; this is translated from the coding sequence ATGAAAAACGTAATTAAGACTATTCAACCGCTGTTGGAGTCGGCGGATATCCGGATTAACGGCTCCCGTCCGTGGGATATTCAAGTGTATGACGACCGGTTGTTTGAACGGGTTATTCGCAAGAGTTCCCTGGGATTGGGAGAAGCATACATGGACAAATGGTGGAATGCCGAAGCCCTCGACCGGTTTTTTTATAAAGTCTTGCAAGCGGGACTGGAGGAAAAAGTAATGTATAAACCGGTGGTCATCCTTGAATATTTAAAATCCCTGTTGACCAATCGTCAAAGTAAAAGAAAAGCGTTTGAAATCGGCGACTACCATTACAATATAGGGAATAGCCTGTACCGGACTATGCTCGACAAGCGCATGGTTTACACCTGCGGGTACTGGCAGGAAGCCGATACGCTGGATGAAGCCCAGGAAGACAAGCTGGAGCTGGTATGCCGAAAAATAGGCCTGCAGGAAGGCCAGCGCGTGCTTGATATCGGCTGCGGCTGGGGCAGTTTTGCCAAATATGCCGCTGAAAATTATGGGGCCGAGGTGGTGGGCATCACGGTATCCGATGAGCAGGTGCAACTGGGCCGGGAACAATGCAAGGGCCTGCCGGTGGAGATCCGGCTGCAGGATTACCGCGAAATTAATGAGCCGTTTGATCATATTGTCTCGTTGGGCATGATCGAGCATGTGGGGAGTAAAAATTATCGGACCTTAATGCAGGTGGTACACCGATGTTTAAAAGACGAAGGCGTCTTCCTGCTGCATACCATCGGCAGCAACAGGTCGGTACACACCACTGACCCGTGGATCGAAAAATACATCTTTCCAAATTCCCACCTGCCTTCCATCCGGCAACTGGCCCTGGCTTCCGAGGGACTGTTCGTGATGGAAGACTGGCAGAACTTCGGGCCCTATTATGACAAAACCCTGATGGCCTGGCATCAAAATTTTGAAGACCATTGGGATGAATTGAAATCGAACTATTCCGAGCGGTTCTACCGCATGTGGAAGTATTACCTGCTCAGTTGCGCAGGCAGTTTCCGGGCGCGGAAGAACCAGCTCTGGCAGATTGTTTTTTCGAAGCAGGGTATACCCGGTGGTTTTATTCCACCCCGCTATCGCAGGGAAGAGTAA